The following are from one region of the Variovorax sp. V213 genome:
- a CDS encoding (2Fe-2S)-binding protein encodes MFKPIDLPAAEQRKSIVIHVEGREIQVREGQTLATALLGAGVVHFRRTSVSGAPRAPLCLMGVCFDCLVEVDGSQNLQSCLVEVKNGMQVRLPTGARHIKNEETA; translated from the coding sequence ATGTTCAAACCCATTGACCTACCCGCTGCCGAGCAGCGCAAGAGCATCGTCATCCACGTCGAAGGGCGTGAGATCCAGGTCCGCGAAGGCCAGACCCTGGCCACGGCCCTGCTCGGCGCCGGCGTAGTGCATTTTCGCAGGACATCGGTTTCCGGCGCACCCCGAGCGCCGCTGTGCCTGATGGGTGTCTGCTTCGATTGCCTGGTCGAAGTGGACGGCTCGCAGAACCTGCAATCGTGCCTGGTCGAAGTGAAAAACGGTATGCAGGTGCGCCTGCCGACGGGTGCACGCCACATCAAGAACGAGGAGACGGCATGA
- a CDS encoding FAD-dependent oxidoreductase codes for MNSLNARETLAVAGDGDGFTHDLIIIGAGPAGMSAAITAMEAGLRTIVLDEQLRAGGQIYRNVSVALPTVAALLGPDYRHGSDLVDRFAASGVEVRHDTSAWDIGHDLTVTAQKAGRSFTLRAPQLLVANGAMERPSPIPGWTLPGVMNAGAAQIALKTAQQVPSGAIVLVGNGPLLLLVACQLLKAGARVAGIVDTSPASNRTRAMPHVVSALRAPGMLTKGLRMLWRLRHAGVPHFKHAESVRFESSSNQQRVETVSFVSQGRSQNLQADVVLLHHGVVPNTQISRLLRVEHVWSDAQLTWHPVVDVWGETSLAGLRLAGDGTSIGGALAAEARGAIAALGAGVALGKLDAAQAERRAHPWRRQLAKQSAIRPFLDALYRPPEWLIDCPDETLVCRCEEVTAGRIREMARLGCEGPNQTKFFSRCGMGPCQGRMCSITVTQVLAKALDRAPQEVGAYRVRAPLKPVRLASLAALAHAEPTAATLKHPQRYKHVGHPTPSL; via the coding sequence ATGAACAGCCTGAACGCTCGCGAAACCTTGGCAGTCGCCGGGGACGGCGACGGGTTTACCCACGACCTGATCATCATCGGTGCCGGCCCGGCGGGCATGTCCGCCGCCATCACCGCCATGGAAGCCGGGCTGCGCACCATCGTGCTCGACGAGCAACTGCGCGCCGGTGGACAAATCTACCGCAACGTGTCGGTGGCGCTGCCCACCGTCGCGGCACTGCTGGGCCCCGACTATCGCCACGGCAGTGATCTGGTCGACCGGTTTGCGGCCTCGGGCGTCGAGGTGCGCCACGACACGTCGGCCTGGGACATCGGCCACGACCTGACAGTGACCGCACAGAAGGCAGGCCGGTCTTTCACCCTCCGTGCCCCGCAACTGCTGGTGGCCAACGGCGCGATGGAGCGCCCCTCTCCCATCCCGGGCTGGACCCTGCCCGGCGTGATGAACGCCGGCGCGGCACAGATTGCCCTGAAGACCGCACAGCAGGTGCCATCTGGCGCGATCGTGTTGGTCGGCAACGGGCCGCTGCTGCTGCTGGTAGCCTGCCAGCTCTTGAAAGCGGGCGCACGGGTTGCTGGCATCGTCGATACCTCGCCCGCTTCAAACCGCACACGGGCCATGCCGCATGTCGTGTCCGCACTGCGTGCACCAGGCATGCTAACCAAGGGCCTGCGCATGCTGTGGCGACTTCGGCACGCGGGCGTGCCGCATTTCAAACATGCCGAATCGGTTCGATTCGAATCTTCGTCCAACCAGCAGCGTGTCGAGACGGTCAGCTTTGTCAGCCAAGGCCGGAGTCAAAACCTGCAAGCCGACGTCGTTTTGCTGCACCACGGCGTGGTGCCCAACACGCAGATTAGCCGACTGCTTCGTGTGGAACACGTCTGGAGCGATGCCCAACTGACCTGGCACCCGGTCGTCGACGTTTGGGGAGAGACATCGCTTGCCGGGCTTCGTCTTGCCGGCGACGGCACCAGCATCGGTGGCGCGCTTGCGGCCGAGGCACGCGGCGCCATCGCGGCCTTGGGTGCGGGCGTTGCGCTTGGGAAGCTCGACGCCGCACAAGCAGAGCGCCGAGCCCATCCGTGGCGCCGGCAGTTGGCCAAACAAAGCGCCATCCGGCCGTTTCTCGATGCGCTCTACCGTCCACCCGAGTGGCTGATCGATTGCCCGGATGAAACGTTGGTCTGCCGGTGCGAAGAAGTGACGGCCGGTCGCATCCGTGAAATGGCCCGACTGGGCTGCGAAGGCCCCAACCAGACCAAGTTCTTCAGTCGCTGCGGCATGGGGCCCTGCCAGGGCCGCATGTGCAGCATCACCGTGACACAGGTTCTGGCCAAGGCACTGGACCGCGCACCTCAGGAGGTGGGCGCATATCGGGTCCGAGCGCCGCTCAAACCCGTCCGCCTGGCCTCTCTTGCCGCGCTGGCGCATGCCGAACCCACTGCAGCCACTCTAAAACATCCGCAAAGATATAAACATGTCGGACATCCAACGCCATCACTCTAA
- a CDS encoding RidA family protein yields the protein MSDIQRHHSNARISKIVTHGGLAYLSGQTAKGSAVAEAGIKEQTAEVLSRIDALLAEVGTNASRLLTVTIYLREIADFAGMNAEWEAWLEGNHATAPTRTTVEAALATASLLVEMTAVAALA from the coding sequence ATGTCGGACATCCAACGCCATCACTCTAACGCCCGCATTAGCAAGATCGTGACCCACGGCGGGCTTGCTTACCTCAGCGGTCAGACCGCGAAAGGCAGCGCTGTCGCCGAGGCCGGCATCAAGGAACAAACCGCGGAAGTGCTGTCCCGCATCGACGCACTGTTGGCAGAGGTCGGCACCAATGCCAGCCGCCTACTCACCGTCACCATATACCTGCGAGAGATTGCGGATTTCGCCGGAATGAACGCGGAATGGGAAGCATGGCTTGAAGGGAACCATGCCACAGCACCGACGCGCACGACCGTGGAGGCAGCCCTCGCCACCGCCAGCCTGCTAGTCGAAATGACAGCGGTTGCGGCCTTGGCTTGA
- a CDS encoding DEAD/DEAH box helicase produces MFDPSTEELIRHAPVLDGLDNNQLSKEFTRIYTTIVAARMRLRDLATQADQGDESRAETLSNVAKEMKFLRELASTQEALISVSPSREDRRSAAFVAGTAHYVLLQAERILGEKVASRLELDCVSPEVSATVLFMIAGASADAAEMAGEIEEDLSQSNPHRASLLAAIRRFAKGELANIQPQSEFASTASDGHQSIERAIDALYHLINNALAALAAEMLGDADSSSKEEFARVEALCSRTVGSPYEGQTIVRVLAGPRHLAVLLKILAGDFPQASVANLSPPNGSDSARWRQGVRHISRRRPYLWPNHIDAIRSGYLDVGTSAAISFPTGAGKSTLSELKLLATLSRQLDVVFLAPTLSLVDQTARVLDTAFPDADVEREYASDDPFGFDAVRLPPITVMTPERCLALMGFEPRLFENVGLIVFDECHLLHAIDTERGKRAVDSMLCVLNAVELAPKADMLMLSAMMSNATQIAGWLQSIMNRQCLALSMSWKPTRQVRGCLVYPRSEVDALTTLARSLKASATTIAPPEKAKRKMLARPQGFFGLKQTWDTTNRVDYALLPLLDRPVQLALSKYWKLTPNANNVASAIGSAAVDHSSSRVLKTLIFCQTTVNANSTAEYTRERLGKNAIQLSTEENQLLDLALQEVGCAESLYIDVSSKKEVTSSALPHHARLLPAERHLHESLYRRKDGIHVLAATSTLAQGMNLPSQIVLIAGDSRFDAANNQLERLQAHELLNAAGRAGRAGESSYGFVLVIPSQVVFFDDSVGLIHDHWTSLKEIFSQSDQCLAIEDPLAPILDSIHSHEENHVAADYLLRRLPVGESDEETETKSRAILARTFNAYLKGLSGDQNWLESRVDAAIAAKKKLADPDEDSDWSNALAAKFGIQASTLRSLEKYLQSPPSDTSVNGWIRWLFDWLKSEPRAFIEMTRQEGLETLFGRKFAALTTPEERGAFAIPRLLPLLEAWVAGKPFTAMEKVFNASLTKLNKCENSRDFVMRVLPDIAYIASLPELVRRASEAIVESWLTLERLSGCVRDGLDTLEKLALYQVIGRSGARIASHETWGVCEFWTAAAQPNEDWKTLRNRVKEGWTSWSAP; encoded by the coding sequence ATGTTTGACCCTTCTACCGAAGAACTGATTCGGCACGCTCCTGTTCTTGATGGACTGGATAACAACCAGCTCTCGAAAGAGTTCACCAGGATATATACAACCATCGTGGCTGCGCGCATGCGGCTGCGTGACCTAGCCACGCAAGCCGACCAAGGGGATGAATCAAGAGCAGAGACGCTTTCAAACGTCGCCAAAGAGATGAAGTTCCTCAGGGAGCTTGCAAGCACTCAAGAAGCTCTCATCTCGGTGAGCCCATCTCGCGAAGATCGTCGCTCGGCGGCTTTCGTCGCGGGTACCGCGCACTACGTTCTCCTGCAAGCAGAACGTATCCTTGGGGAAAAGGTGGCCTCCCGCCTTGAGCTGGATTGCGTTTCGCCTGAGGTGTCAGCGACTGTGCTCTTCATGATTGCTGGAGCGAGTGCTGATGCCGCCGAGATGGCCGGAGAGATTGAAGAAGACCTCTCTCAGTCTAATCCCCATCGGGCTTCGCTCTTGGCCGCAATCCGCCGATTTGCCAAAGGCGAACTCGCCAACATTCAGCCGCAGTCTGAGTTCGCAAGTACAGCTAGTGATGGTCACCAGAGCATCGAGCGGGCGATTGATGCGCTGTACCACCTGATTAACAACGCGCTCGCCGCGCTAGCAGCCGAGATGCTTGGCGACGCGGATTCGAGTAGCAAGGAGGAGTTCGCGAGAGTAGAGGCTCTTTGCAGTCGAACAGTCGGTAGCCCGTATGAAGGTCAAACGATAGTTCGGGTTCTTGCTGGGCCGCGGCATCTAGCTGTGTTGCTCAAGATTCTCGCCGGGGACTTTCCGCAGGCTAGTGTTGCCAATCTCAGCCCGCCCAACGGCAGCGACTCAGCTAGGTGGAGGCAGGGAGTTCGCCATATTTCGCGCCGTCGCCCGTACCTTTGGCCGAACCACATCGACGCCATTCGAAGCGGCTACCTAGACGTTGGAACATCCGCTGCAATCAGCTTCCCAACCGGAGCAGGGAAGTCAACGCTATCTGAACTGAAACTACTTGCCACACTCAGCAGGCAGCTGGATGTTGTGTTTCTGGCTCCTACGCTATCACTCGTAGACCAAACGGCGCGAGTCCTAGACACAGCGTTTCCGGACGCGGATGTTGAACGCGAGTACGCGAGCGACGACCCATTCGGATTCGACGCTGTCCGTCTTCCTCCAATCACTGTCATGACGCCGGAGCGATGTCTCGCTCTGATGGGCTTCGAACCGAGACTATTCGAGAACGTTGGCCTCATCGTCTTTGACGAGTGCCACCTACTGCATGCCATCGACACAGAGCGGGGGAAACGTGCCGTCGATTCCATGCTCTGCGTGCTCAATGCCGTGGAGCTAGCTCCGAAGGCCGACATGCTGATGCTGTCGGCCATGATGAGCAACGCAACTCAAATTGCTGGATGGCTCCAGAGCATCATGAATCGACAGTGTCTTGCACTCTCCATGAGTTGGAAGCCGACTCGACAGGTGCGCGGCTGCCTGGTGTATCCGCGCTCCGAGGTCGACGCACTGACCACCCTCGCGAGGTCATTGAAGGCCTCTGCGACGACCATCGCGCCCCCTGAAAAAGCAAAGCGAAAAATGCTGGCTCGGCCACAAGGCTTCTTCGGTCTGAAGCAGACTTGGGACACGACGAACCGCGTCGACTACGCACTGCTTCCCTTGCTTGACCGGCCGGTTCAATTGGCGCTCAGCAAGTATTGGAAACTGACGCCCAACGCGAACAACGTTGCGTCGGCCATTGGATCTGCCGCCGTCGACCACAGTTCCTCTCGGGTGCTTAAGACCCTCATCTTCTGTCAGACGACAGTTAACGCGAACAGCACTGCCGAGTACACCAGGGAGCGACTGGGCAAGAACGCAATCCAGTTGAGCACTGAGGAGAATCAACTTCTTGACCTTGCCTTGCAGGAAGTTGGCTGCGCAGAAAGCTTATACATTGATGTTTCCTCCAAAAAGGAAGTGACTTCATCGGCGCTACCGCACCACGCCCGGCTTCTACCTGCGGAGCGGCATCTGCACGAATCGCTGTATCGTCGCAAAGACGGCATCCATGTGTTGGCCGCGACGTCGACGCTTGCGCAGGGAATGAATCTTCCTAGCCAGATTGTTCTGATTGCAGGCGACAGCCGTTTCGACGCGGCAAACAACCAACTCGAACGTCTGCAGGCCCACGAGCTACTGAACGCCGCAGGTAGAGCAGGACGAGCCGGCGAGAGCTCGTATGGGTTCGTTCTTGTCATCCCAAGCCAAGTGGTCTTCTTCGACGATTCGGTCGGCCTCATCCATGACCATTGGACGAGCCTTAAGGAAATTTTTTCTCAATCGGACCAATGCCTCGCGATCGAGGACCCGCTCGCGCCTATTCTCGACTCAATCCACTCGCATGAGGAGAATCACGTTGCAGCCGACTATCTGCTTCGACGCCTTCCTGTCGGCGAATCGGATGAAGAGACTGAGACTAAGTCTCGCGCAATATTGGCTCGAACCTTCAACGCATACCTGAAAGGTCTGTCCGGTGACCAGAATTGGCTGGAGTCTCGCGTAGATGCGGCAATCGCGGCCAAAAAGAAGCTTGCAGACCCGGATGAAGATTCTGATTGGTCGAATGCGCTCGCAGCGAAGTTCGGCATTCAGGCTTCCACGCTTCGCTCGTTGGAAAAATATCTTCAGTCACCGCCGAGTGACACTTCAGTAAATGGTTGGATTCGATGGCTCTTCGATTGGCTGAAGTCGGAACCGAGGGCCTTTATTGAGATGACTCGTCAGGAAGGGCTTGAAACCTTGTTCGGCAGAAAATTTGCTGCGCTGACGACGCCGGAGGAGCGAGGGGCATTTGCCATTCCAAGACTTCTACCGCTCCTCGAAGCATGGGTTGCCGGGAAGCCGTTCACGGCCATGGAGAAGGTTTTTAACGCTTCCCTGACGAAGCTAAATAAGTGTGAGAACAGCCGGGACTTCGTCATGCGGGTCCTCCCGGACATCGCATACATCGCATCACTTCCAGAATTGGTCCGCCGCGCGAGCGAGGCCATCGTTGAGTCATGGCTGACCCTTGAACGCCTAAGTGGATGTGTTCGAGACGGACTGGACACGCTCGAGAAGCTAGCGCTCTACCAAGTCATCGGGCGGTCTGGCGCTCGCATCGCATCACATGAGACCTGGGGTGTATGCGAGTTCTGGACGGCAGCGGCGCAGCCGAATGAGGACTGGAAGACATTGCGAAACCGCGTCAAGGAAGGCTGGACATCTTGGAGCGCGCCATAA
- a CDS encoding VWA domain-containing protein, with the protein MSSEETLRRWRLILGRYAAQPLSQTQFSAGDWRLDQALEYLYGREYEGRGLARPNGGPGSLDPSQLRAVDWLNRSRSLFPQEVFERMQTQAIDRYQLTDLLSDPAVLRSLDATPGLAKALLGMRGRLSGQMRDAVREVIQKTVDEITRKLRNDFVNALVGRRNRMRRSHIKSAQNFDARATIAANLKHYDVERRQLVIEHPRFNARVKRNLPWDVVLCVDQSGSMMDSVIYSAVIAGIMSSLPAVRVKLVVFDTSVVDFTHLAHDPVEVLLTVQLGGGTDIGRAVAYCESLVGNPQRTVFALISDFMEGAAPGPLLAAVQRMAQSRVKLLGLAALDESANPVYDRQMAQRLADKGMHVAALTPTHFAQWLAEVMN; encoded by the coding sequence ATGTCGTCCGAAGAAACCCTGCGCCGCTGGCGCCTGATCCTCGGCCGCTATGCGGCGCAACCCCTGTCGCAAACGCAGTTCTCGGCGGGCGACTGGAGGCTCGACCAGGCCCTCGAATATCTCTACGGCCGTGAATACGAAGGCCGCGGCCTGGCCAGGCCCAATGGCGGGCCGGGTTCGCTCGACCCGAGCCAGTTGCGAGCGGTCGACTGGCTCAACCGCTCGCGGAGTCTCTTTCCACAAGAGGTGTTCGAGCGCATGCAGACGCAGGCGATCGATCGCTACCAGCTGACCGACCTGCTCTCCGACCCGGCGGTGCTGCGCTCGCTCGACGCCACGCCCGGCCTCGCCAAGGCGCTGCTGGGCATGCGCGGGCGGCTGTCGGGCCAGATGCGCGACGCGGTGCGCGAGGTGATCCAGAAAACCGTCGACGAGATCACGCGCAAGCTCAGGAACGACTTTGTCAACGCGCTCGTCGGCCGGCGCAACCGCATGCGGCGCTCGCACATCAAGAGCGCGCAGAACTTCGATGCGCGCGCCACCATCGCGGCCAACCTGAAGCACTACGACGTGGAGCGCAGGCAACTCGTCATCGAGCATCCGCGCTTCAATGCGCGCGTGAAGCGCAACCTGCCCTGGGACGTGGTGCTTTGCGTCGACCAGAGCGGCTCGATGATGGATTCGGTGATCTACAGCGCCGTCATCGCAGGCATCATGAGCTCTCTGCCCGCGGTGCGAGTGAAGCTGGTGGTGTTCGACACCAGCGTGGTCGACTTCACGCACCTGGCGCACGATCCGGTCGAGGTGCTGCTCACGGTGCAGCTCGGCGGCGGCACAGACATCGGCCGTGCGGTGGCGTATTGCGAGTCGCTGGTAGGCAACCCGCAACGCACGGTGTTTGCACTCATCAGCGATTTCATGGAAGGCGCCGCGCCCGGGCCGCTCCTGGCCGCGGTGCAGCGCATGGCACAGTCGCGCGTCAAGCTGCTCGGGCTGGCCGCGCTGGACGAATCGGCCAACCCCGTGTACGACCGGCAAATGGCGCAGCGCCTGGCCGACAAGGGCATGCACGTTGCGGCCCTCACGCCCACGCATTTCGCGCAGTGGCTCGCGGAAGTGATGAACTGA
- a CDS encoding SWIM zinc finger family protein: MAWYDGYRAYDDDTLATLANPGLLRRAAKDVEAGKIAWAEQGTEAGVVTADGQRVQLDARGPQQARCDCPAPGICKHILGAALWLRALEPAAPGSPAGAPSDEQQDRQAPPSTDPLVEILALDAAALFKAAGAAAVRRAAAAASSGVEWRVQGGALVMDLPELGASCRWVAGAGYAGMVSEVPAAERKAVHLIAIAALRTAHGQPFAWPESARPAPVEDTARLGERERAFLLQVESMLEELLTGGLSHVSELTSARLLALNMSARGEGLPRLAALLRNLGGTVDLLVRRDHRAEERDAFALMARIHALCAALARAEGELAVALRGRLKRDFDESAALDLLPLGAHWWQTRGGARGLTVAFWDLAGARVLQASLARPDGSDTAFTRSGAWSANALWSGAGAAQSVCEAVLRLEQPRLAEDGRLALGGATRAQPLPAWAADDPRLKSIGCGNWSELGERLRAATGLAAEPFDAVLLRPSDTRPPVLDETQQRLDWLVQDDAGQWLRLGIPVGPEHRQRVDNLDRLTARRAPVHAVLVRIERSAASTELMPVAVLSSNAKKALQAVSLDFADEAARTTSLANRILRMLEARQQQRQAAPVGAPTLAARLLAPVTEVTETQAATGRMALTAAQQQRLHDALDRAGSVGLEVLSSALRTHLAAPAAVPLLKLGFLCQLLGELDGLPEQRKAQPA, encoded by the coding sequence ATGGCCTGGTACGACGGCTATCGCGCCTACGACGACGACACACTGGCCACGCTCGCCAACCCTGGCTTGCTTCGGCGCGCCGCAAAGGACGTGGAGGCGGGCAAGATCGCATGGGCAGAGCAGGGCACCGAAGCCGGGGTGGTGACGGCCGACGGCCAGCGCGTGCAGCTCGATGCACGCGGCCCGCAGCAGGCGCGCTGCGACTGCCCGGCACCGGGCATCTGCAAGCACATACTTGGCGCGGCGCTGTGGCTGCGTGCATTGGAGCCGGCCGCGCCAGGCAGCCCAGCCGGCGCGCCTTCAGACGAGCAGCAAGACAGACAGGCACCGCCCAGTACCGACCCGCTCGTGGAAATCCTCGCGCTCGATGCCGCGGCGCTTTTCAAGGCCGCGGGCGCGGCTGCCGTGCGCCGCGCCGCAGCCGCCGCCAGCAGCGGCGTCGAATGGCGGGTGCAGGGCGGCGCGCTCGTCATGGACTTGCCCGAGCTCGGCGCCTCCTGCCGCTGGGTGGCGGGCGCGGGCTATGCGGGCATGGTGTCCGAGGTGCCTGCCGCGGAACGCAAGGCGGTGCACCTGATCGCCATCGCCGCGCTGCGCACCGCGCACGGGCAGCCCTTCGCATGGCCCGAGAGCGCGCGGCCCGCGCCGGTCGAAGACACCGCGCGCCTGGGCGAGCGGGAGCGTGCGTTCCTGCTGCAGGTGGAGTCGATGCTGGAAGAGCTGCTGACAGGCGGCCTCTCGCACGTGAGCGAGTTGACGTCGGCGCGCCTCCTGGCACTCAACATGTCCGCGCGCGGCGAGGGCTTGCCGCGCCTGGCCGCCTTGCTGCGCAACCTTGGCGGCACGGTCGACCTGCTGGTGCGGCGCGACCACCGCGCCGAGGAGCGCGACGCCTTCGCGCTCATGGCGCGCATCCATGCGCTGTGCGCTGCGCTCGCGCGGGCCGAGGGTGAACTCGCCGTGGCACTGCGCGGCCGGCTCAAGCGCGACTTCGACGAATCGGCCGCACTCGACCTGCTGCCGCTCGGTGCGCACTGGTGGCAGACGCGCGGCGGCGCGCGCGGGCTCACCGTGGCGTTCTGGGATTTGGCGGGTGCGCGCGTGCTGCAGGCCTCGCTCGCACGGCCCGACGGAAGCGACACCGCCTTCACGCGCAGCGGCGCATGGTCCGCAAACGCGCTGTGGTCCGGCGCGGGCGCCGCGCAGAGCGTGTGCGAAGCGGTCCTGCGCCTCGAGCAACCTCGCCTCGCCGAAGACGGCCGGCTGGCGCTCGGCGGCGCCACGCGTGCCCAGCCCCTGCCTGCGTGGGCGGCCGACGACCCGCGCCTGAAGTCGATCGGCTGCGGCAATTGGTCCGAACTTGGCGAGCGCCTGCGCGCCGCCACCGGCCTTGCGGCCGAGCCTTTCGATGCAGTGCTGCTGCGGCCTTCGGACACGCGTCCGCCCGTGCTCGACGAAACACAGCAGCGCCTCGACTGGCTGGTGCAGGACGATGCGGGCCAATGGCTGCGGCTTGGCATCCCCGTCGGCCCGGAGCACCGGCAGCGCGTCGACAACCTCGACCGCCTCACCGCGCGCCGTGCCCCAGTGCATGCGGTGCTGGTGCGCATCGAGCGCTCTGCCGCGAGCACCGAACTGATGCCCGTGGCCGTGCTGAGCAGCAACGCGAAGAAGGCGCTGCAGGCGGTGTCGCTCGACTTTGCCGACGAGGCCGCGCGCACCACTTCGCTCGCCAACCGCATCCTGCGCATGCTCGAGGCACGGCAGCAGCAGCGGCAGGCGGCGCCCGTGGGTGCGCCCACGCTGGCGGCGCGCCTGCTCGCTCCAGTGACAGAAGTGACCGAGACGCAGGCCGCCACCGGGCGCATGGCATTGACCGCGGCGCAGCAGCAGCGCCTGCACGATGCACTCGACCGCGCGGGATCTGTCGGCCTGGAGGTGTTGTCGAGTGCGCTGCGCACGCACCTCGCTGCGCCGGCCGCGGTGCCGTTGTTGAAGCTGGGCTTTCTGTGCCAGTTGCTTGGCGAGCTCGACGGCTTGCCGGAGCAAAGGAAAGCGCAGCCGGCTTAG